A window of the Gemmatirosa kalamazoonensis genome harbors these coding sequences:
- a CDS encoding threonine ammonia-lyase — translation MTATASDVDAPTLDEIRAAHARLAAHVRETPTWRWRSDALAAAGLPELVLKLELFQEGGSFKPRGALAVMLELSADALARGVTAISAGNHAIAVAYAARKVGTTAKVVIPRTASPVRLARCRAYGAEVVLVDDVHEAFDRVRAIEATEGRTFVHPFEGPRTALGTATLGLEWMTQARALGAPLEAVVVPIGGGGLAAGIAAAVKQLDPSCAVYGVEPEGADTMFRSFRSGVPESLDRVRTIADSLGAPYAAPYSFGLCRRYIDDVVLVDDDAICRAMGLLFAEMKLACEPAAAAATAAALGPLRDRLAGKRVGAIVCGSNIDVDTFHAQVTRGLGTRSAAGFPE, via the coding sequence ATGACGGCGACGGCGAGCGATGTCGACGCGCCGACGCTCGACGAGATCCGCGCCGCGCATGCGCGCCTCGCCGCGCACGTGCGCGAGACGCCGACGTGGCGGTGGCGCTCCGACGCGCTCGCTGCGGCGGGGCTGCCCGAGCTGGTGCTGAAGCTCGAGCTGTTTCAGGAGGGCGGGAGCTTCAAGCCGCGCGGCGCGCTCGCCGTGATGCTGGAGCTGTCGGCCGACGCGCTCGCGCGCGGCGTGACGGCGATCAGCGCCGGCAACCATGCGATCGCCGTCGCGTACGCGGCGCGCAAGGTGGGCACGACGGCGAAGGTCGTGATCCCGCGCACGGCGAGTCCCGTGCGTCTCGCGCGGTGCCGCGCGTACGGCGCGGAGGTCGTGCTCGTGGACGACGTGCACGAGGCATTCGACCGGGTGCGCGCGATCGAGGCGACGGAGGGGCGCACGTTCGTGCATCCGTTCGAGGGACCGCGTACCGCGCTCGGCACGGCGACGCTCGGCCTCGAGTGGATGACGCAGGCCCGCGCGTTGGGCGCGCCGCTCGAGGCGGTCGTGGTGCCGATCGGGGGCGGCGGGCTCGCGGCGGGCATCGCCGCCGCGGTGAAGCAGCTCGACCCGAGCTGCGCGGTGTACGGCGTGGAGCCGGAGGGCGCCGACACGATGTTCCGCAGCTTCCGCTCCGGCGTGCCCGAGTCGCTCGACCGCGTCCGCACGATCGCCGACAGCCTCGGTGCCCCGTACGCGGCGCCGTACAGCTTCGGCCTCTGCCGCCGCTACATCGACGACGTGGTGCTCGTCGACGACGACGCGATCTGCCGCGCGATGGGGCTGCTGTTCGCCGAGATGAAGCTCGCGTGCGAGCCCGCCGCCGCCGCGGCCACCGCCGCCGCGTTAGGCCCGCTGCGCGACCGCCTCGCGGGCAAGCGCGTCGGCGCGATCGTGTGCGGCAGCAACATCGACGTCGATACGTTCCACGCGCAGGTCACGCGCGGCCTGGGGACTCGGAGCGCGGCGGGCTTTCCGGAATGA
- a CDS encoding esterase/lipase family protein, with amino-acid sequence MSGARSEPYVERTVPFATSDGRAGNVINVRGAKPPSRPPVLLVHGAGVRANIFRAPVQTTLVDHLVARGHDVWLENWRASIDLPPNEWTLDRAAVHDHPAAVRTVVRETGTDEINAVIHCQGSTSFMMSAVAGLVPEVRTIVANAVTLHPVVPGLSRAKLNVAVPLIGAVTPYVSPRWGIKAPTLVAKALTALVKLTHHECDNTVCRWVSFTYGSGFPALWRHEHLNDATHEWLKGEFADVPMSFFRQMARCVRAGHLVAVDGLRELPESFVARPPETDARFALFAGALNRCFLAESQTRTHAFLERARPGYHTLHVLPTYGHLDVFMGRHAARDVFPLIAAELERPTERPRPRGVQVPNASLAAPIASPTAPPKVPS; translated from the coding sequence GTGAGCGGTGCCCGCAGCGAGCCGTACGTCGAGCGCACGGTCCCCTTCGCCACGTCCGACGGACGCGCGGGGAACGTCATCAACGTGCGCGGCGCGAAGCCGCCTTCCCGTCCGCCGGTGCTCCTCGTCCACGGCGCCGGTGTGCGCGCGAACATCTTCCGCGCCCCCGTCCAGACCACGCTCGTCGACCATCTCGTCGCCCGCGGCCACGACGTGTGGCTCGAGAACTGGCGGGCGAGCATCGACCTGCCGCCTAACGAGTGGACGCTCGACCGCGCCGCCGTCCACGACCATCCCGCCGCCGTGCGCACCGTCGTGCGCGAGACGGGCACGGACGAGATCAACGCGGTCATCCACTGCCAGGGCTCGACGAGCTTCATGATGTCGGCCGTCGCCGGCCTGGTGCCCGAGGTGCGCACCATCGTCGCGAACGCGGTCACGCTGCATCCCGTCGTGCCGGGGCTCTCGCGCGCGAAGCTGAACGTCGCCGTGCCGCTCATCGGCGCCGTCACGCCGTACGTCAGCCCGCGGTGGGGCATCAAGGCGCCGACGCTCGTCGCGAAGGCGCTCACCGCGCTCGTGAAGCTGACGCACCACGAGTGCGACAACACGGTGTGCCGCTGGGTGAGCTTCACCTACGGCAGCGGCTTTCCCGCGCTGTGGCGCCACGAGCACCTGAACGACGCGACGCACGAGTGGCTGAAGGGCGAGTTCGCCGACGTGCCGATGTCGTTCTTCCGGCAGATGGCGCGCTGCGTGCGCGCCGGGCACCTCGTCGCCGTCGATGGGCTGCGCGAGCTTCCCGAGAGCTTCGTCGCGCGCCCGCCCGAGACCGACGCGCGGTTCGCGCTGTTCGCGGGCGCGCTCAATCGCTGCTTCCTGGCCGAGAGCCAGACCCGCACGCACGCCTTCCTCGAGCGTGCGCGCCCCGGCTACCACACGCTGCACGTGCTCCCGACGTACGGGCACCTCGACGTGTTCATGGGCCGCCACGCGGCGCGCGACGTCTTCCCGCTCATCGCCGCGGAGCTCGAGCGCCCCACCGAGCGGCCGCGCCCGCGCGGCGTGCAGGTGCCTAACGCGAGCCTCGCCGCCCCGATCGCATCGCCGACCGCGCCGCCGAAGGTGCCGTCATGA
- a CDS encoding patatin-like phospholipase family protein — protein MTHTSSWFVTPPFSVIAPHTPSIAADDAPGPRRALVLAGGGMRVAYQAGAIRALAEAGLRFAHGDGTSGGTINLAMLLSGVPPAEMCDRWRTLDPKAFASPTSIEEYLKLPNAMALGDADGVTGTVFPHLGIDVGRVRAARGIDGTFNVCNFTRKTAEAIPHTDIDLDLLVAGISLPIFMPPVRARGATWTDAVWIKDANLLEAVRRGADEIWLVWCIGNTPTYYPGAFRQYVHMIEMSACGVLHEELRRIAEINQDVAFGERPYGRTRPVVLHVIKPRTALPLDPDFFFGRVDARTLVALGYLDAVRYLDAMRAEGVPLTPEATQMQDEPLGITFRETMAGPFALGVDDPKAGAAAGERAATTLTMHATVTVHDVQRFVADPTHTGELVGEIDFPPLGTGIPARAGVFRLFSAGGTPGLKYMVYELGFQHDGRRYYLAGKKEVRNDAGLDMLSDTTTLFTRLHEGDDANGPVVGAGVLHLDMGDFAKLMSTIRPVGARSMTEGAEAVMTFSRFFAGQLIDSYGGAVGRMMGGGA, from the coding sequence ATGACCCACACGTCGAGCTGGTTCGTCACGCCGCCGTTCAGCGTCATCGCGCCGCACACGCCGTCGATCGCCGCGGACGATGCGCCCGGTCCGCGCCGCGCGCTCGTGCTCGCGGGCGGCGGCATGCGCGTCGCCTACCAGGCCGGGGCGATCCGCGCGCTGGCCGAGGCGGGACTCCGCTTCGCGCACGGCGACGGGACGTCCGGCGGCACCATCAACCTCGCGATGCTGCTCTCCGGCGTGCCCCCGGCGGAGATGTGCGATCGCTGGCGCACGCTCGACCCGAAGGCGTTCGCCTCGCCGACCTCGATCGAGGAGTACCTGAAGCTCCCGAACGCGATGGCGCTCGGCGACGCGGACGGCGTGACCGGGACGGTGTTCCCGCATCTCGGCATCGACGTCGGGCGCGTGCGCGCGGCCCGCGGCATCGACGGCACGTTCAACGTCTGCAACTTCACGCGGAAGACGGCCGAGGCCATCCCGCACACCGACATCGACCTCGACCTGCTCGTCGCCGGGATCTCGCTGCCCATCTTCATGCCGCCCGTGCGCGCGCGCGGCGCGACGTGGACCGACGCGGTGTGGATCAAGGACGCGAACCTGCTCGAGGCCGTGCGCCGCGGCGCCGACGAGATCTGGCTCGTGTGGTGCATCGGCAACACGCCGACGTACTATCCCGGCGCGTTCCGCCAGTACGTGCACATGATCGAGATGTCGGCGTGCGGCGTGCTGCACGAGGAGCTGCGGCGCATCGCCGAGATCAATCAGGACGTCGCGTTCGGCGAGCGCCCGTACGGCCGCACGCGGCCGGTGGTGCTGCACGTGATCAAGCCGCGCACCGCGCTCCCGCTCGACCCCGACTTCTTCTTCGGCCGCGTCGACGCGCGCACGCTCGTCGCCCTCGGCTACCTCGACGCCGTACGCTACCTCGACGCCATGCGCGCCGAGGGCGTCCCCCTCACACCGGAGGCCACCCAGATGCAGGACGAGCCCCTCGGCATCACGTTCCGCGAGACCATGGCCGGCCCGTTCGCGTTAGGCGTCGACGACCCGAAGGCGGGGGCCGCGGCGGGCGAGCGCGCGGCGACGACGCTCACCATGCACGCGACGGTCACCGTGCACGACGTGCAGCGCTTCGTCGCCGATCCCACGCACACCGGAGAGCTGGTGGGCGAGATCGACTTCCCGCCGCTCGGCACCGGCATCCCGGCGCGCGCGGGCGTGTTCCGCCTGTTCTCGGCGGGCGGCACGCCGGGGCTCAAGTACATGGTGTACGAGCTCGGGTTCCAGCACGACGGCCGCCGCTACTACCTCGCCGGCAAGAAGGAGGTGCGGAACGACGCCGGGCTGGACATGCTGAGCGACACGACGACGCTGTTCACGCGGCTCCACGAGGGCGACGACGCGAACGGGCCGGTCGTGGGCGCCGGCGTGCTGCACCTCGACATGGGCGACTTCGCGAAGCTGATGTCGACCATCCGGCCCGTCGGCGCGCGGTCGATGACCGAGGGCGCGGAGGCCGTGATGACGTTCAGCCGCTTCTTCGCCGGTCAGCTCATCGACTCCTACGGCGGCGCGGTCGGGCGCATGATGGGAGGCGGGGCGTGA
- a CDS encoding acetoacetate decarboxylase family protein, which yields MTMLPRRLRDQTGRHALVDGIPFTLPVHSERTPALMAAFPIDADRAAVMLPGNELHAFRWRGHGLLVVTVVDYRVTSIGKYIEFSIAIACTRGRRPAPPLLPLVFQKTYGLGQYVVDLPVSTEVSVKGGKGIWGMPKHQASLDFVIEEHAVSSQYDLDGRLAMRIEVEQPRGLRVPLFNLPAANYCAFRGMLYKSYIYFTGHLGMTLGGAGKARLTLGDQPRMRALRELGIGSDPVFTAFFPSTHGTLDDHYECWFLSYDRLPVQQPEGMESVVNLGLGETWPESPHRDTAATPRTR from the coding sequence ATGACCATGCTGCCACGCCGCCTGCGCGACCAGACTGGACGCCACGCGCTCGTCGACGGCATCCCGTTCACGCTGCCGGTGCACTCGGAGCGGACGCCGGCGCTCATGGCCGCGTTCCCCATCGACGCCGACCGCGCCGCGGTGATGCTGCCGGGAAACGAGCTGCACGCGTTCCGCTGGCGCGGGCACGGGCTGCTCGTCGTCACCGTCGTCGACTACCGCGTGACGTCGATCGGCAAGTACATCGAGTTCAGCATCGCGATCGCGTGCACGCGCGGCCGACGCCCGGCACCGCCGCTGCTGCCGCTCGTCTTCCAGAAGACGTACGGCCTCGGACAGTACGTCGTCGACCTGCCGGTGAGCACCGAGGTCTCGGTGAAGGGCGGCAAGGGCATCTGGGGGATGCCGAAGCACCAGGCGAGCCTCGACTTCGTCATCGAGGAGCACGCGGTCAGCAGCCAGTACGACCTCGACGGCCGGCTCGCGATGCGCATCGAGGTGGAGCAGCCGAGGGGGCTGCGCGTGCCGCTGTTCAATCTTCCGGCGGCGAACTACTGCGCGTTCCGCGGCATGCTGTACAAGTCGTACATCTACTTCACCGGGCACCTCGGCATGACGCTCGGCGGGGCGGGGAAGGCGCGGCTCACGTTGGGCGACCAGCCGCGCATGCGCGCGCTGCGCGAGCTCGGCATCGGGAGCGACCCGGTGTTCACGGCGTTCTTCCCGAGCACGCACGGCACGCTCGACGACCACTACGAGTGCTGGTTCCTCAGCTACGACCGTCTGCCCGTCCAGCAGCCGGAGGGGATGGAGAGCGTCGTGAACCTCGGCCTGGGGGAGACATGGCCCGAATCGCCGCACCGGGATACGGCAGCTACACCCCGCACGCGCTGA
- a CDS encoding ABC1 kinase family protein: MSETTHAPPALPARESSATSARPALPPPAVAPQPTRPTPHGRASLAGRFFTIWRHVLGLLAGGLVAHVRALPPERRRGLRSLGNRVGAALVRPFLDGELARLPFPAQLRRRLELLGPTFIKLGQILAIREDLLPRAVTSELQNLFDRLPAVPFAEARAIIERSLGRPIADLFESVEDPPIGSASIAQVHRAWLLGGEAVVVKVMKPGVADLIRADLTLLGAVGRLLEAVIPRYQPRQVISEFAAYTIREIDYGYEADNAETFAANFADEPDVVFPRIVRDASAADVLTMEFLDGLKPSDPRVLAMPAESRARLIDLGAAAIVRMLYQDGFFHADLHAGNLLVLPGDPATGSPVRVGFIDLGMVGRFEERTRRRMLHYFNALVNGDVDGATQHLADLATSDAQGDMPGFRRAVADLSRRFVAQSRTGQFSLAQLILESVGLGARYRVYFPVEMTLMVKALVTFEGVGRLLDPHLDVASAAQVHVTRVFRRTFNPQALVQELWRSAPEMMDLVSQLPRLMGAGFRAAEETLSGKPRPNPLAGVRGAILSGACIVAAALVVVQHGPIALSIGLFVIAALLGVFR, translated from the coding sequence GTGAGCGAGACGACGCATGCGCCGCCGGCGCTCCCGGCGCGCGAGTCATCCGCGACGTCCGCGCGGCCGGCGCTCCCGCCGCCGGCCGTGGCGCCGCAGCCCACGCGGCCGACGCCCCACGGCCGCGCGAGCCTGGCGGGCCGATTCTTCACGATTTGGCGGCACGTGCTCGGGCTGCTCGCCGGCGGGCTCGTGGCGCACGTGCGAGCGCTTCCGCCGGAGCGACGGCGCGGCCTCCGATCGTTAGGCAACCGCGTCGGCGCGGCGCTGGTGCGGCCGTTCCTCGACGGCGAGCTGGCGCGGCTGCCGTTCCCCGCGCAGCTCCGCCGGCGGCTCGAGCTGTTGGGGCCCACGTTCATCAAGCTCGGACAGATCCTCGCCATCCGCGAGGACCTGCTGCCGCGTGCGGTGACGAGCGAGCTGCAGAACCTGTTCGACCGGCTGCCGGCGGTGCCGTTCGCCGAGGCGCGCGCCATCATCGAGCGGAGCCTGGGCCGGCCGATCGCCGACCTGTTCGAGAGCGTGGAGGATCCGCCGATCGGGTCGGCCTCGATCGCGCAGGTGCACCGCGCGTGGCTGCTCGGCGGCGAGGCGGTGGTGGTGAAGGTGATGAAGCCCGGCGTCGCGGATCTCATCCGGGCCGATCTCACGCTGCTCGGCGCCGTGGGCCGGCTGCTGGAGGCCGTGATCCCGCGCTACCAGCCGCGCCAGGTCATCAGCGAGTTCGCCGCGTACACCATTCGCGAGATCGACTACGGCTACGAGGCCGACAACGCGGAGACGTTCGCCGCGAACTTCGCCGACGAACCGGACGTGGTGTTCCCGCGCATCGTCCGCGACGCGAGCGCGGCCGACGTGCTGACGATGGAGTTCCTCGACGGGCTGAAGCCGAGCGATCCGCGCGTGCTCGCGATGCCGGCCGAGTCGCGGGCGCGGCTCATCGACCTCGGTGCGGCGGCGATCGTGCGCATGCTGTACCAGGATGGCTTCTTCCACGCCGACCTGCACGCCGGCAACCTGCTCGTGCTCCCCGGCGACCCGGCGACGGGGAGCCCGGTGCGCGTCGGCTTCATCGACCTCGGCATGGTGGGCCGGTTCGAGGAGCGCACGCGGCGGCGCATGCTGCACTACTTCAACGCGCTCGTGAACGGCGACGTGGACGGCGCGACACAGCATCTCGCCGACCTCGCGACGAGCGACGCGCAGGGCGACATGCCCGGCTTCCGGCGCGCGGTGGCGGATCTGTCGCGCCGGTTCGTCGCGCAGTCGCGCACGGGCCAGTTCAGCCTCGCGCAGCTCATCCTCGAGTCCGTGGGGCTCGGCGCGCGCTACCGCGTGTACTTCCCGGTGGAGATGACGTTGATGGTGAAGGCGCTCGTCACGTTCGAGGGCGTCGGTCGGCTGCTCGACCCGCATCTGGACGTGGCGTCGGCGGCGCAGGTGCACGTGACGCGCGTGTTCCGGCGCACGTTCAACCCGCAGGCGCTCGTGCAGGAGCTGTGGCGGAGCGCGCCCGAGATGATGGATCTCGTCTCGCAGCTGCCGCGTCTCATGGGCGCCGGGTTCCGCGCCGCCGAGGAGACGCTGAGCGGCAAGCCGCGGCCGAATCCGCTCGCCGGCGTACGCGGTGCGATCCTCTCCGGCGCGTGCATCGTCGCCGCGGCGCTCGTCGTCGTGCAGCACGGGCCGATCGCGCTGTCGATCGGGCTGTTCGTGATCGCGGCGCTGCTGGGGGTCTTTCGTTAG
- a CDS encoding patatin-like phospholipase family protein, which yields MTSGNGVGLALAGGVVEGGFYEVGVLCALAEAVDGLDLTRLDVYVGVSAGALVASMLANGVDARTLAAAIVGRSGDPTLDVHPDAFLTPAWGELADRLLRLPGIAARAARRVLAAPRDALGWGLVAELGTAVPTALFDGRGIERFVAAALAHDGRTNRFGDLRTRLRIAAVRLDTAELATFGAPGLDHVPISRAVQASTALPGLFCPVEIDGEHYIDGVARRTLNASLGLEEGATLLLCVNPIVPVRLTSSRDGRRSLADYGLPLVMSQTFRTVIHSRMDTAFRGYARSHPDADLVLIEPEMEENALFFSNIFSFANRRGVCELAYASTRRHLLREFDRLAPVFARHDLTLRRDVLEDPRRALFSAEGTVAPLGLGPSGLLGSAAAV from the coding sequence GTGACGAGCGGCAACGGAGTCGGGCTCGCGCTCGCGGGCGGCGTGGTCGAGGGCGGGTTCTACGAGGTGGGCGTGCTGTGCGCGCTCGCGGAGGCCGTCGATGGGCTCGATCTCACGCGGCTCGACGTCTACGTCGGCGTGAGCGCGGGCGCGCTCGTCGCGTCGATGCTGGCGAACGGCGTCGACGCGCGCACGCTCGCCGCGGCGATCGTCGGCCGCTCCGGTGACCCCACGCTCGACGTGCACCCGGACGCGTTTCTCACGCCGGCGTGGGGCGAGCTCGCCGACCGGCTGCTCCGACTCCCCGGCATCGCGGCGCGCGCGGCCCGGCGGGTGCTCGCCGCGCCGCGCGACGCGTTAGGCTGGGGGCTCGTCGCGGAGCTCGGCACCGCGGTGCCGACGGCGCTGTTCGACGGACGCGGCATCGAGCGCTTCGTCGCCGCGGCCCTCGCGCACGACGGGCGCACGAACCGCTTCGGCGATCTCCGGACGCGGCTGCGCATCGCCGCGGTGCGGCTCGATACGGCGGAGCTGGCGACGTTCGGCGCACCGGGGCTCGACCACGTGCCGATCTCGCGCGCCGTGCAGGCGAGCACCGCGCTGCCGGGCCTCTTCTGCCCGGTGGAGATCGACGGCGAGCACTACATCGACGGCGTGGCGCGCCGCACGCTGAACGCGAGCCTCGGTCTCGAGGAGGGGGCGACGCTCCTCCTCTGCGTGAACCCGATCGTGCCGGTGCGCCTCACGTCGTCGCGCGACGGGCGCCGCTCGCTCGCCGACTACGGGCTGCCGCTCGTCATGTCGCAGACGTTCCGCACGGTGATCCACTCGCGCATGGACACGGCGTTCCGCGGCTACGCGCGCTCGCACCCGGACGCGGACCTCGTGCTCATCGAGCCGGAGATGGAGGAGAACGCGCTGTTCTTCTCGAACATCTTCAGCTTCGCGAACCGCCGCGGCGTCTGCGAGCTGGCCTACGCGAGCACGCGGCGACACCTGCTGCGCGAGTTCGACCGGCTCGCGCCGGTGTTCGCGCGCCACGATCTCACGCTGCGGCGCGACGTGCTGGAGGACCCGAGGCGCGCGCTGTTCTCCGCCGAGGGGACCGTCGCTCCGCTGGGGCTCGGGCCGTCGGGCCTCCTCGGCTCGGCGGCTGCCGTGTGA
- a CDS encoding ROK family protein gives MILDRPRPKRRQRILVVDVGGTHVKAFATGQTTPIRVPSGPGLTPLEMATSLQAAIRGWRYDVVSIGYPGPVVDGRIVMEPRNLGGGWTSFDFEHAFDRPVRILNDAAMQALGGYQGGRMLFLGLGTGLGSALVIEGHLQPLELAHLPYRRGREFEEYVGEAGRKRVGNKRWRHFVYDVCHRLVEGMQTQSLLIGGGSARRLVKHLDKLPPNTRLGSNADAFRGGFRLWMAPEERALLQAEPIPDAALPADAPIPDPGGPPVAEPAPGD, from the coding sequence GTGATCCTCGACCGCCCACGCCCCAAGCGCCGACAGCGCATTCTCGTCGTCGACGTCGGCGGCACGCACGTCAAAGCATTCGCCACGGGACAGACCACGCCGATCCGCGTGCCGTCCGGCCCCGGCCTCACGCCGCTCGAGATGGCGACGTCGCTCCAGGCGGCCATCCGCGGCTGGCGCTACGACGTGGTGTCGATCGGCTACCCGGGGCCGGTGGTCGACGGGCGCATCGTCATGGAGCCGCGCAACCTCGGCGGCGGATGGACGAGCTTCGACTTCGAGCACGCGTTCGACCGGCCGGTGCGCATCCTGAACGACGCGGCGATGCAGGCGCTCGGCGGGTATCAGGGCGGCCGCATGCTCTTCCTCGGCCTCGGCACGGGGCTCGGCTCGGCGCTCGTCATCGAGGGACACCTGCAGCCGCTGGAGCTCGCGCACCTGCCGTATCGTCGCGGGCGCGAGTTCGAGGAGTACGTCGGCGAGGCGGGACGCAAGCGCGTCGGCAACAAGCGGTGGCGGCACTTCGTGTACGACGTGTGCCACCGACTCGTCGAGGGGATGCAGACGCAGTCGCTGCTCATCGGCGGCGGCAGCGCGCGACGCCTCGTGAAGCACCTCGACAAGCTGCCGCCGAACACGCGCCTCGGCTCCAACGCCGACGCGTTCCGCGGTGGCTTCCGTCTGTGGATGGCCCCCGAGGAGCGCGCGCTGCTCCAGGCCGAGCCGATCCCCGATGCCGCGCTTCCCGCCGACGCGCCGATCCCCGATCCGGGTGGGCCGCCCGTCGCGGAGCCCGCACCCGGGGACTAG
- a CDS encoding PD40 domain-containing protein, which translates to MRSLRVLPLAAAAALGLPPALAAQGPNPLNLWTVDLRWSGDRLVVGPPRKLTHDDGSNSQPAFTPDGRAIVFSALRDTGTAARSDIYRIDLATGAERRVTSTPENENSPTVLPSGEYVAVRWQPATLFREFGPWVYAPDGTPRRAVLRAPDTTGYYVPLPNGDYALTRPKSRTFTLGIFDARTGAITDVDSGVPALPAQRIPGERALSYVHVDSAGAHHEIRRYDLATHRVTTLAPTLVGRTAHAWIPEHRTVLMAKGNVLYARRIGRDTSWTPVATFTDPELRHLSAYVVSPRGDRLILTSPKRLSLAVVLRDSLESGRPASDVAAMLAAWRDAGRLADYDVAEGALGGLADERLSRAQPAGAVALQTVVASLFPSSYRALARLGDVQRAAGDSSAALASYRRALEVNPRATRADSAAADAVQRKLGGHP; encoded by the coding sequence ATGCGATCACTCCGCGTCCTCCCGCTCGCTGCCGCAGCGGCACTCGGGCTGCCCCCGGCGCTCGCCGCGCAGGGCCCCAACCCGCTCAACCTGTGGACCGTCGACCTGCGCTGGAGCGGCGACCGGCTCGTGGTCGGCCCGCCGCGCAAGCTGACCCACGACGACGGCTCGAACAGCCAGCCGGCGTTCACGCCCGACGGTCGCGCGATCGTGTTCAGCGCGCTGCGCGATACCGGCACCGCCGCGCGGAGCGACATCTACCGCATCGACCTCGCGACCGGCGCCGAGCGCCGCGTCACGAGTACGCCGGAGAACGAGAACTCGCCGACCGTGCTGCCGAGCGGGGAGTACGTCGCCGTGCGCTGGCAGCCCGCGACGCTGTTCCGCGAGTTCGGTCCGTGGGTCTACGCGCCCGACGGCACGCCGCGCCGCGCGGTGCTCCGCGCGCCCGACACCACCGGCTACTACGTGCCGCTTCCGAACGGGGACTACGCGCTCACGCGGCCGAAGTCGCGCACGTTCACGTTAGGCATCTTCGACGCGCGGACCGGCGCCATCACCGACGTCGACAGCGGCGTGCCGGCGCTCCCCGCGCAGCGCATCCCCGGCGAGCGCGCGCTGAGCTACGTGCACGTCGACTCGGCCGGCGCGCACCACGAGATCCGCCGCTACGACCTCGCGACGCATCGCGTGACGACGCTCGCGCCCACGCTCGTCGGCCGTACTGCGCACGCGTGGATCCCGGAGCACCGCACGGTGCTCATGGCGAAGGGCAACGTGCTGTACGCGCGCCGGATTGGCCGCGACACGTCGTGGACGCCGGTCGCCACGTTCACCGATCCGGAGCTGCGCCACCTCTCGGCGTACGTCGTGAGCCCACGGGGCGACCGGCTGATCCTCACGTCGCCGAAGCGTCTGTCGCTCGCCGTCGTGCTGCGCGACTCGTTGGAATCGGGGCGCCCCGCGAGCGACGTCGCCGCGATGCTCGCGGCGTGGCGCGACGCGGGCCGGCTCGCCGACTACGACGTGGCCGAGGGCGCGCTCGGTGGGCTCGCCGACGAGCGGCTGTCGCGCGCGCAGCCGGCCGGTGCGGTCGCGCTCCAGACCGTGGTCGCGTCGCTGTTCCCGTCGTCGTACCGCGCGCTCGCGCGACTCGGCGACGTGCAGCGCGCCGCGGGCGACTCGTCGGCGGCGCTCGCATCGTACCGCCGCGCGCTCGAGGTCAACCCGCGCGCCACGCGCGCCGACAGCGCGGCAGCCGACGCGGTGCAGCGCAAGCTCGGAGGGCATCCATGA